A region of Impatiens glandulifera unplaced genomic scaffold, dImpGla2.1, whole genome shotgun sequence DNA encodes the following proteins:
- the LOC124917724 gene encoding NADH-ubiquinone oxidoreductase chain 4-like: protein MVFSMSLERAPPLVRLASERFFRARSRLGRRARTASSIVRHHPRSKRFERSGYLLELRPTTTGQFCFGGNPYSTIIIGVWGSRQRKIKAAYQFFLYTLLGSVFMLLAILLILLQTGTTDLQILLTTEFSERRQIFLWIAFFASFAVKVPMVPVHIWLPEAHVEAPTAGSVILAGILLKLGTYGFLRFSIPIFPEATLCFTPFIYTLSVIAIIYTSLTTLRQIDLKKIIAYSSVAHMNLVTIGMFSLNIQGIGGSILLMLSHGLVSSALFLCVGVLYDRHKTRLVRYYGGLVSTMPNFSTIFFFFTLANMSLPGTSSFIGEFLILVGAFQRNSLVATLAALGMILGAAYSLWLYNRVVSGNLKPDFLHKFSDPNGREVSIFIPFLVGVVRMGVYPKVFPDRMHTSVSNLVQHGKFH from the exons ATGGTTTTCAGTATGTCTCTAGAGAGGGCCCCCCCACTAGTCCGGCTAGCTAGTGAGCGATTCTTTCGGGCGAGAAGCAGGCTGGGCCGGCGGGCACGCACCGCAAGCAGCATTGTTCGCCACCACCCGAGAAGCAAAAGATTCGAGA GGAGTGGCTACCTACTGGAGCTTCGACCAACCACCACCGGTCAATTCTGCTTTGGGGGCAACCCTTACTCTACCATTATTATAGGGGTATGGGGCTCGAGACAAAGAAAGATCAAGGCAGCATATCAGTTTTTCCTTTATACTTTACTTGGATCTGTTTTTATGCTATTAGCTATTCTGTTGATTCTTCTCCAAACAGGAACCACcgatttacaaatattattaaccacagAATTTAGTGAGCGGCGCCAAATCTTTCTATGGATTGCTTTTTTCGCCTCTTTCGCCGTCAAAGTGCCTATGGTACCAGTTCATATTTGGTTACCCGAAGCTCATGTAGAGGCACCTACGGCAGGATCCGTCATCTTGGCAGgaattcttttaaaattggGAACCTACGGGTTTTTAAGATTTTCAATACCCATCTTTCCCGAAGCGACACTTTGTTTCACTCCTTTCATTTATACTTTAAGCGTGATTGCTATAATATATACTTCCTTGACTACTTTAAGACAGATCGATCTTAAGAAGATCATTGCTTACTCCTCAGTAGCTCATATGAATCTGGTGACTATTGGTATGTTTAGTCTGAACATACAGGGAATTGGAGGTAGCATTTTACTGATGTTAAGTCATGGACTGGTTTCTTCAGCCCTTTTTCTATGTGTTGGTGTTCTATATGACCGACATAAGACTCGACTTGTTAGATATTATGGAGGTTTAGTGAGCACCATGCCGAATTTCTCTaccattttcttcttttttactTTGGCCAATATGAGTTTACCTGGTACTAGCAGCTTTATTGGGGAATTTCTTATCTTAGTAGGAGCTTTCCAAAGAAATAGCTTAGTAGCCACATTAGCGGCGCTTGGGATGATTTTAGGCGCGGCCTATTCCCTTTGGCTATATAATCGTGTGGTTTCTGGGAATTTAAAACCCGATTTCCTCCATAAATTCTCCGATCCAAATGGCAGAGAAGTTTCCATATTTATACCTTTTCTTGTTGGAG
- the LOC124917725 gene encoding DNA-directed RNA polymerase subunit beta''-like, with product MACKAHVTHSRVAHAADLSRTIDRERYAYGRSSPHYQIPLVGAGTLTQSLVEVIFAFDGVFSLVLRFSELFFQKHEKLRKRKQEKQRRGRERGKIYNPDPCNNIILSPFNLNWYFIYHNYCEKTSTKISIGQFICENLCITKNEPHLKSGQVLIVQVDSVVIRSAKPYLATPGATVHGHYGEIIYEGDTLVTFIYEKSRSGDITQGLPKVEQVLEVRSIDSISMNLEKRIEGWNERITRILGIPWGFLISAELTIAQSRISLVNKIQRVYRSQGVQIHNRHIEIIVRQITSKVLVSEDGMSNVFLPGELIGLLRAERIGRALEEAICYRAILLGITRASLNTQSFISEASFQETARVLAKAALRGRIDWLKGLKENVVLGGLIPVGTGFKGLMDPSRHHNNIPLETKKKNVFEREISDILFHHRKLFDSCLSKNFHDISEQSFNFLNDS from the exons atgGCCTGTAAAGCACATGTAACGCACAGTCGGGTTGCTCACGCAGCGGATCTCTCTCGTACTATAGATAGAGAGAG gTATGCCTATGGAAGATCAAGTCCTCATTATCAAATTCCACTGGTAGGAGCTGGTACTCTGACCCAATCTCTAGTAGAGGTTATTTTTGCTTTCGATGGG GTTTTTTCCTTGGTCTTGAGGTTTAGTGAACTCTTTTTTCAAAAGCACGAAAAGCTGCGTAAGCGGAAACAAGAGAAGCAGAGGAGAGGTAGGGAGAGAG ggAAAATTTATAATCCCGATCCATGCAATAACATCATTTTGAGTccatttaatttgaattggtATTTTATCTATCACAATTATTGTGAAAAGACATCTACAAAAATAAGTATTGGACAGTTTATTTGTGAAAATTTATGTATAACCAAAAATGAGCCACACCTAAAATCGGGTCAAGTTCTAATTGTTCAAGTTGACTCTGTAGTAATACGATCAGCTAAGCCCTATTTGGCTACCCCAGGAGCAACGGTTCATGGCCATTATGgagaaattatttatgaagGAGATACATTAGTTACctttatatatgaaaaatcgAGATCTGGTGATATAACGCAGGGTCTTCCAAAGGTGGAACAGGTATTAGAAGTGCGCTCAATTGATTCAATATCAATGAATCTAGAAAAGAGAATTGAGGGTTGGAACGAACGTATAACAAGAATTCTTGGAATTCCTTGGGGATTCTTGATTAGTGCTGAGCTAACTATAGCGCAAAGCCGTATCTCTTTGGTTAATAAAATCCAAAGGGTTTATCGATCCCAGGGAGTGCAGATCCATAATAGGCATATAGAAATTATTGTACGTCAAATAACCTCAAAAGTGTTAGTTTCAGAAGACGGAATGTCAAATGTTTTTTTACCCGGAGAACTCATTGGATTGTTGAGGGCAGAACGAATCGGGCGTGCTTTGGAAGAGGCAATTTGTTACCGAGCCATCTTATTGGGAATAACAAGAGCATCTCTGAATACCCAAAGTTTCATATCGGAAGCGAGTTTTCAAGAAACTGCGCGAGTTTTAGCAAAAGCTGCTCTTCGAGGTCGTATCGATTGGTTGAAAGGCTTGAAAGAAAATGTTGTTTTAGGAGGACTCATACCCGTTGGTACTGGGTTTAAAGGATTAATGGACCCTTCAAGGCACCATAACAATATTCCTTTGGAAACCAAAAAGAAGAATGTATTCGAGCGAGAAATAAGCGATATTTTGTTTCACCACAGAAAATTATTTGATTCTTGTCTTTCAAAGAATTTCCATGATATATCAGAACAGtcatttaattttctaaatgattCCTAA